A portion of the candidate division TA06 bacterium genome contains these proteins:
- a CDS encoding M1 family metallopeptidase: MKRSLTLILLALSLCPWSLWAWQQRVAYQIEARLDTADHSLSASQTLRYFNNSPDTLRFVWFHLYPNAYRDRNSDFAREARNAGDYKFWRSKPEDRGYIELHQLAASGQALNYEYGPDLTGIKVPLNSPLAPSDSLDFSLDYRVKIPKIFSRLGHEGLHYEMSQWYPKMAVYDSLGWHPDGYHYNGEFYGDYGSFDVGLTVPRGMKVGATGIELVNPYDSLDQPGDSGSYRFFYADDVHDFAWCADTSYLETTETHKGVEIKVLCLPKNKGKWANVMQYSKDALDYYGKWYGAYPYSTLTVCDGDMAAGGGMEYPNLVIISSGEDKLTRLLENVVMHEIGHHWFYGILGNNELDEAWLDEGINSFSEERYFEEKYGPRGNMLSNKYLQKMLPELSDRYIGYILSYMYAANRMEQPISTKASLVNEQPLYAVTAYKKPALMMWWLKGYLGDSTFDAAMQAYYRKFKFKHVNTGNFLAVMDSVSSKTVSQPLKIWLSNASPVDYSITKAARIEAPGNTYLFKLSRRGDFRVPVRFEALDEANRSYSLDWSAQRPDTSFYLQMDGKLQWAALDKNMTILEANRWNNRWPRKVSFCILPRIPDFEAYQIFAFPLPWYDAVNGFRLGVMSHGAYLADGDPMMGKHQWTFSPYYGFKARQFSFSADYLTPVTDLPRPPRIYVSGGKAFDLRWASLGLKRSWGKYLMQGPTERFDLKLEYSQMVDYGYRFWDARDIIPAKIFMLTGERGYAASNPFISSDLRLAATLGYVAEPAWDIKNFLRAELEYKNSFYFHKWLRPSLRLFAGNIQSNAPSQEQYFLSGAFKSKGLDDMIISYKGGFSAQEHYHIDGGANLPGYYGRHLHGNAAISANFSVSVLPGFVSVFGDVGSVKDNWQEMKAKYLYADAGVTLSLGPVRAIFPLWINRPLEGEKRFDWKRWKVGLGGSFSVKM, translated from the coding sequence ATGAAAAGATCATTGACCCTTATTCTGCTGGCCCTCTCTCTTTGCCCATGGAGCCTCTGGGCCTGGCAGCAGCGGGTGGCCTATCAGATTGAGGCCCGGCTGGATACGGCCGATCACAGCCTGTCCGCCAGCCAGACCCTGCGCTATTTCAACAATTCACCGGACACCCTGAGGTTCGTCTGGTTCCACCTCTATCCCAACGCCTACCGGGACAGGAATTCTGACTTTGCCCGGGAAGCCCGGAATGCTGGTGATTACAAATTCTGGCGCAGCAAGCCCGAAGACCGGGGATACATCGAGCTCCACCAACTGGCCGCATCCGGCCAGGCCTTGAACTACGAATACGGCCCGGACCTGACCGGGATCAAGGTCCCCTTGAACAGTCCGCTGGCCCCCAGCGATTCCCTGGATTTCTCCCTGGACTACCGGGTCAAGATCCCGAAGATATTCTCCCGGCTGGGCCATGAAGGTTTGCATTACGAGATGTCCCAATGGTATCCCAAGATGGCGGTGTATGACAGCCTGGGCTGGCATCCCGACGGCTACCACTACAACGGCGAGTTCTACGGGGATTACGGCAGTTTTGACGTGGGGCTGACCGTCCCCCGGGGCATGAAGGTGGGGGCCACCGGCATCGAGCTGGTGAATCCCTATGATTCGCTGGACCAGCCCGGGGACAGCGGCTCCTACCGTTTCTTCTACGCCGACGATGTCCACGACTTTGCCTGGTGCGCCGATACTTCATATCTGGAAACAACTGAAACGCACAAGGGGGTGGAGATCAAAGTGCTCTGCCTGCCCAAGAACAAGGGAAAATGGGCCAACGTGATGCAGTATTCCAAGGACGCCCTGGACTATTACGGCAAGTGGTACGGTGCCTATCCCTATTCCACTTTGACGGTCTGCGATGGAGACATGGCGGCCGGCGGCGGCATGGAGTACCCCAACCTGGTGATCATCTCTTCGGGCGAAGACAAGTTAACCCGGCTGCTGGAGAACGTGGTGATGCACGAAATAGGCCACCATTGGTTCTACGGCATTCTGGGGAACAACGAGTTGGACGAGGCCTGGCTGGACGAGGGGATCAACAGCTTCTCCGAAGAGCGGTATTTTGAGGAAAAGTACGGCCCCAGGGGGAACATGCTTTCAAATAAATATTTGCAGAAGATGCTGCCGGAGCTGTCGGATAGATATATCGGCTACATCCTCAGCTATATGTACGCCGCCAACCGGATGGAACAGCCCATCAGCACCAAGGCTTCGCTGGTCAACGAACAGCCGTTGTACGCCGTTACCGCCTACAAGAAGCCGGCCCTGATGATGTGGTGGCTGAAAGGATATTTGGGAGACAGCACTTTTGACGCCGCCATGCAAGCCTATTACCGCAAATTCAAGTTCAAGCATGTAAATACCGGAAATTTTCTGGCCGTCATGGATTCGGTCTCGAGCAAGACTGTCAGCCAGCCGCTTAAGATCTGGCTCAGCAACGCCTCCCCGGTCGATTATTCCATAACCAAGGCGGCCCGGATTGAGGCTCCGGGAAACACTTACCTTTTCAAGCTTTCCCGCCGGGGGGACTTCAGGGTGCCGGTCAGGTTCGAGGCCCTGGACGAAGCAAACAGGTCCTATTCTCTGGATTGGAGCGCCCAGCGGCCCGACACCAGCTTCTACCTGCAGATGGACGGTAAACTGCAATGGGCGGCGCTGGATAAAAACATGACCATTCTGGAGGCTAACCGCTGGAACAACCGCTGGCCCCGTAAGGTAAGCTTCTGCATTCTTCCCCGGATTCCGGACTTCGAAGCCTATCAGATCTTCGCCTTCCCCCTGCCCTGGTACGATGCGGTCAATGGTTTCAGGCTGGGGGTGATGTCCCACGGCGCTTATCTGGCCGACGGCGACCCCATGATGGGAAAACACCAGTGGACATTCTCTCCTTATTACGGTTTTAAAGCCAGACAGTTCAGTTTCTCGGCCGATTACCTGACGCCTGTCACTGACCTCCCCCGCCCGCCCAGGATCTATGTTTCCGGCGGCAAGGCCTTTGACCTGCGCTGGGCCAGCCTTGGTTTGAAACGAAGCTGGGGAAAGTACCTGATGCAGGGACCAACCGAACGATTTGATCTGAAACTGGAATACAGCCAGATGGTGGACTACGGGTACAGATTCTGGGACGCCCGGGACATCATCCCGGCCAAGATCTTCATGCTGACCGGGGAAAGGGGCTATGCTGCCAGCAACCCCTTTATAAGTTCCGACCTCCGGCTGGCCGCCACTTTGGGCTACGTGGCCGAGCCGGCCTGGGATATTAAGAACTTCCTGCGGGCCGAGCTGGAATACAAGAACAGCTTTTATTTCCACAAATGGCTGAGGCCCAGCCTGCGGCTGTTTGCCGGAAATATTCAGAGCAATGCCCCCAGCCAGGAGCAGTACTTCCTTTCCGGGGCCTTCAAGTCCAAGGGCCTGGACGACATGATCATTTCCTACAAGGGCGGGTTCTCGGCCCAGGAGCATTACCATATTGACGGCGGGGCCAACCTGCCGGGCTATTATGGAAGACACCTGCACGGCAACGCGGCCATAAGCGCTAATTTCTCGGTCTCGGTCTTGCCGGGCTTTGTTTCGGTGTTCGGAGATGTGGGCTCTGTGAAAGACAACTGGCAGGAGATGAAGGCCAAGTACCTCTACGCCGACGCCGGGGTCACGCTTTCCCTGGGCCCGGTACGGGCCATCTTCCCGCTGTGGATAAACCGCCCGCTGGAAGGAGAAAAGCGGTTTGACTGGAAGAGGTGGAAGGTGGGCCTGGGTGGATCGTTTAGCGTTAAGATGTAG
- a CDS encoding DUF554 domain-containing protein — protein MLGTIANTAAVILGSLLGLLLHKRMPEKFSAIVMQAIGLFTLIVGLDLSFKSPHLFMVLIAMVLGGLLGQWWDIEQRLDDLGRALEARFSKGKSDKFVTGFVTASLLFCVGPMTIVGCLQDGLKNDHTLLFTKSLMDGISSIALAASLGLGVIFSALVVLLYQGLLTLAAYLFQGILPGAYIDVMSAAGGLLVLGIGLNLLGNLKLKVANLLPAVFLAPLLLWLGAWLGWIK, from the coding sequence ATGCTGGGAACCATCGCCAATACCGCCGCCGTGATCTTGGGCAGTCTTTTGGGCCTGCTGCTGCACAAGCGAATGCCGGAGAAATTCTCCGCCATCGTGATGCAGGCCATAGGCCTGTTCACCCTGATCGTGGGGCTGGACCTGTCCTTTAAAAGCCCCCACCTGTTCATGGTGCTGATCGCCATGGTGCTGGGCGGCCTGCTGGGACAGTGGTGGGACATCGAGCAAAGGCTGGATGATCTGGGCCGGGCGCTGGAGGCCAGGTTCTCCAAAGGCAAGAGCGACAAATTCGTCACCGGCTTCGTCACCGCCTCCCTGCTGTTCTGCGTCGGTCCCATGACCATCGTGGGCTGCCTGCAGGACGGGCTTAAGAACGACCACACCCTGCTGTTCACCAAGTCCCTGATGGACGGCATCAGTTCCATCGCCCTGGCGGCCTCGCTGGGCCTGGGCGTCATCTTCTCGGCCCTGGTGGTTTTGTTGTATCAGGGCCTTTTGACTCTGGCAGCCTATCTGTTCCAGGGCATCCTGCCCGGAGCCTATATCGACGTGATGTCCGCGGCCGGCGGACTTTTGGTGCTGGGCATCGGGTTGAACCTGCTGGGCAACCTGAAGCTTAAGGTGGCCAACCTGCTGCCGGCGGTGTTCCTGGCCCCCCTGCTACTGTGGCTTGGCGCCTGGCTGGGCTGGATAAAGTAA
- a CDS encoding DUF4416 family protein: MSLPHPPQPVKYFLGLIYNGLVSLWDLERVLQSKFDFIDRKSPVLEFDGFTDYYQKEMGQNLYRTWWSLHRLQSPDRLAEFKLLANELEDQYSREAETPGRIVNIDPGYINESRLVLASCKDFSHRIHLGKGIFAETTLIYKGDGFKPLEWTYPDYQSPEALKYFETLKQDYRSQLKGEK; this comes from the coding sequence ATGTCCCTCCCCCATCCGCCCCAGCCGGTAAAATATTTCCTGGGCCTGATCTACAACGGCCTGGTCAGCCTGTGGGACCTGGAACGGGTCCTTCAGAGCAAGTTCGATTTCATCGACCGCAAAAGCCCGGTGCTGGAATTCGACGGATTCACCGATTACTATCAGAAAGAGATGGGCCAGAACCTCTACCGCACTTGGTGGAGCCTGCACCGTCTGCAAAGCCCGGACCGGCTAGCCGAGTTCAAACTTCTGGCCAACGAACTGGAGGACCAGTACAGCCGGGAGGCCGAGACCCCGGGCCGGATAGTGAACATAGATCCCGGGTACATTAACGAATCGCGCCTGGTGCTGGCCTCCTGCAAAGATTTCTCCCACCGCATTCATCTGGGAAAAGGGATCTTTGCCGAGACCACCCTGATCTACAAGGGCGACGGCTTTAAGCCCCTGGAATGGACCTACCCCGATTACCAGAGCCCCGAAGCTCTAAAGTATTTTGAAACATTGAAGCAAGATTACCGCAGCCAGCTAAAAGGAGAAAAATGA
- a CDS encoding peptidyl-prolyl cis-trans isomerase, producing MKKLTMAGLVLILGLSLLAGTGCKKEQPQGQVVARVNKAVLTDSDVKDYLPNGAAGISPAQKEEFLRRWVDTELFYQEAIKKGLDKDPKVAKQLRDLKREILANQLLQKEVVEKQSVSESEVKAYFDLHQAEFQNNVRYSQIVVQSPEEAAAIKSALDGGADFAKIARERSLDAASRANGGDLAGYLQRGSGEMPLDFEEKLFALAKGQTSDAIKLFNGYFIIKVTDKKPVWPPVKFEDVREGLTNGMTMGKQKTAFDNLTEELKKTAQVETHPDLIK from the coding sequence ATGAAAAAACTAACCATGGCCGGGCTGGTCCTGATCCTCGGTTTAAGCCTGCTGGCCGGAACCGGCTGTAAAAAAGAACAGCCCCAAGGGCAGGTGGTGGCCCGGGTCAACAAGGCCGTCCTGACGGACTCAGACGTCAAGGATTATCTGCCCAACGGCGCGGCCGGCATTTCACCGGCCCAGAAGGAAGAGTTCTTAAGGCGCTGGGTGGATACGGAACTGTTCTACCAGGAAGCCATAAAAAAGGGATTGGACAAGGATCCCAAGGTGGCCAAGCAATTGCGCGACCTGAAGCGTGAGATCCTGGCCAACCAGCTGCTTCAAAAGGAAGTGGTGGAGAAGCAGAGCGTCAGCGAGTCCGAGGTCAAGGCCTACTTTGACCTGCACCAGGCCGAATTTCAGAACAATGTCCGCTACAGCCAGATAGTGGTCCAATCCCCGGAAGAGGCTGCCGCCATCAAGTCCGCGCTGGACGGAGGAGCTGATTTTGCCAAGATTGCCAGGGAAAGGTCGTTGGATGCCGCTTCCCGGGCCAACGGCGGAGACCTGGCCGGCTACCTGCAGCGGGGCAGCGGGGAGATGCCGCTGGATTTTGAGGAAAAACTTTTTGCCCTGGCCAAGGGGCAGACCTCGGACGCCATCAAGCTGTTCAACGGATATTTCATCATCAAGGTCACCGACAAGAAACCGGTCTGGCCGCCGGTGAAGTTCGAAGACGTCCGGGAGGGATTGACCAACGGGATGACCATGGGCAAGCAGAAAACGGCTTTTGACAATCTGACCGAAGAGCTTAAGAAGACCGCCCAGGTGGAGACCCACCCCGACCTGATCAAGTAG
- a CDS encoding peptidyl-prolyl cis-trans isomerase, which produces MRKLLGLALVLGLVLTVVSCGNRGKVIAKVGSQKITLGQFDDNYRAPVPPQDSATAMTNKRRLLDQMVEQKLLALEALARNLDKEPKLQKEYEDLTKNMLMGQLYRQEILEKSQPTDKEIRDYYKRMGTEVKARHILVKTEEEAKAIYKSLKDGADFEETARQKSQDPGSAPRGGDLGWFGWGRMVQAFQKAVFDLKPGQLGKPVQTPFGFHIIRMDSTRAAEIKPFDQMKDMIKQQLTASKPREMATEYVDKIKSSANVKIKKDVLDLLAAKQPQTMGPAPLPPLGDEAEKKKVIVTYSGGSWTVEVFYNKLNKMFGGNADLRNSAVLEQQVQAMLVEDLLLARAKSKNLQNNPKVKQQMEKAWDEMLAASFYQAEVGPKVSVNPESVKVYYAKNKKAFYQPAKAMVHQIVTRTKPEADAVYKLLSQGADFAATASEKSIDWTKSSGGALGEVTQNDPRFPEVSKAAFAAGLNQVTRPFAVKEGFAVIKVSARTPGKQMNFDEVKASIEQNMAQGQEQILYLSLIETLKSKYPVTVDENVLKLAGQQKPEEGK; this is translated from the coding sequence ATGAGAAAACTTTTAGGGCTGGCGCTGGTCCTGGGCCTGGTACTAACCGTGGTATCCTGCGGCAACCGTGGCAAGGTGATAGCCAAGGTGGGCAGCCAGAAAATCACTCTGGGACAATTTGACGACAACTACCGGGCCCCGGTGCCCCCGCAGGATTCGGCCACTGCCATGACAAATAAAAGGCGGCTGCTGGATCAGATGGTGGAGCAGAAGCTTTTGGCCCTGGAAGCCCTGGCCCGCAACCTGGACAAGGAGCCCAAACTGCAGAAGGAATACGAGGACCTGACCAAGAACATGCTGATGGGCCAGCTTTACCGCCAGGAGATCCTGGAGAAATCACAGCCCACCGACAAGGAGATCAGGGATTATTACAAGCGGATGGGCACGGAAGTAAAGGCCCGGCACATCCTGGTCAAGACAGAGGAAGAGGCCAAAGCCATTTACAAGTCGCTTAAGGACGGAGCCGACTTTGAGGAGACAGCCAGGCAGAAATCCCAGGATCCGGGCTCGGCTCCCCGGGGCGGCGACCTGGGCTGGTTCGGCTGGGGCCGGATGGTCCAGGCCTTCCAGAAGGCGGTCTTTGACCTGAAGCCGGGACAGCTGGGCAAACCGGTCCAGACCCCGTTCGGCTTTCACATCATCCGGATGGATTCCACCCGGGCGGCCGAGATCAAGCCCTTTGACCAGATGAAGGACATGATCAAGCAGCAGCTGACGGCATCCAAACCCCGGGAGATGGCCACCGAATACGTGGACAAGATAAAATCCTCGGCCAACGTCAAGATCAAAAAGGATGTTCTGGACCTGCTGGCCGCCAAGCAGCCCCAAACCATGGGACCGGCTCCACTGCCGCCGCTGGGAGACGAGGCGGAAAAGAAGAAGGTCATAGTTACCTACAGCGGCGGTTCCTGGACTGTGGAAGTGTTCTACAACAAGCTCAACAAAATGTTCGGCGGCAACGCCGACCTCAGGAATTCCGCAGTGCTGGAACAGCAGGTGCAGGCCATGCTGGTGGAAGACCTGCTTCTGGCCCGGGCCAAGTCCAAGAACCTGCAGAACAATCCCAAGGTCAAACAGCAGATGGAAAAGGCCTGGGACGAGATGCTGGCCGCCTCATTCTATCAGGCCGAGGTGGGCCCCAAGGTCAGCGTCAATCCGGAATCGGTCAAGGTCTACTATGCCAAGAACAAAAAGGCCTTCTATCAGCCGGCCAAGGCCATGGTCCATCAGATTGTGACCCGGACCAAGCCCGAAGCCGATGCGGTATACAAATTGCTTTCCCAGGGCGCCGATTTTGCGGCCACCGCCTCTGAAAAATCAATTGACTGGACCAAGTCCTCAGGCGGAGCCCTGGGCGAAGTGACCCAGAACGATCCCCGGTTCCCGGAAGTTTCCAAGGCGGCTTTTGCCGCCGGTCTGAACCAGGTCACCAGGCCCTTTGCCGTCAAGGAAGGTTTTGCGGTGATCAAGGTCAGCGCCCGAACCCCCGGCAAACAAATGAACTTTGACGAAGTGAAGGCATCCATTGAACAGAACATGGCCCAGGGCCAGGAGCAGATCCTGTACCTAAGCCTGATCGAGACCCTTAAGTCAAAATATCCGGTAACAGTAGATGAGAATGTCTTAAAGCTGGCCGGCCAGCAAAAGCCGGAAGAGGGAAAATAA
- a CDS encoding DUF362 domain-containing protein, producing MMRSKVAVIKTRPETVIQDIARVMELAGFRQSLDPQKTTILKDNISWHYPFPGANTTPWQLEGVIKALQEAGYNDISCVQNKTVVTDTFKGEDLNRYLPILKGHSVPVLYNFKGPDMKWVPYVPKAKMLALDKIFPEGILVPDYFFGRNIVHLPTVKCHIYTTTTGAMKNAFGGLLNTKRHYAHSWIHEVLVDLLAIQQEIHSGLFAVMDGTTAGNGPGPRTMFPVIKNYLLASSDQVAIDAVSAHMMGFDPMSIKYIRLAHEQGLGCGRFEEIELVGDDVRKENWNFKVGQNLVKRVGGDLIWFGPLKKMQKFFFHTPLVHLFILASEIYHDYLRWPLKDRFTFEKWKKETTWGRLFQKYS from the coding sequence ATGATGAGATCCAAAGTAGCGGTCATCAAAACCAGACCCGAAACAGTGATCCAGGACATTGCCCGGGTGATGGAGCTGGCGGGATTCAGGCAGTCGCTTGATCCCCAAAAGACCACCATCCTCAAGGACAATATCTCCTGGCATTATCCCTTTCCCGGTGCCAACACCACGCCCTGGCAGCTGGAGGGCGTGATCAAGGCTCTGCAGGAAGCCGGCTATAATGATATCTCCTGCGTCCAGAATAAGACGGTGGTCACCGACACCTTCAAGGGCGAGGACCTCAACCGGTACCTGCCCATCCTAAAAGGTCACAGCGTTCCGGTGCTTTACAACTTCAAGGGCCCGGACATGAAGTGGGTGCCCTATGTCCCCAAGGCGAAGATGCTGGCCCTGGACAAGATATTTCCCGAAGGGATACTGGTGCCGGACTACTTCTTCGGCAGGAACATCGTCCACCTGCCCACCGTCAAATGCCACATCTACACCACCACCACCGGGGCCATGAAGAACGCCTTCGGCGGCCTGCTGAACACCAAAAGGCATTATGCCCATTCCTGGATCCACGAGGTGCTGGTGGACCTTTTGGCCATCCAGCAGGAGATCCATTCCGGGCTGTTTGCGGTGATGGATGGAACCACCGCCGGCAACGGCCCCGGCCCCCGCACCATGTTCCCGGTGATCAAAAACTATCTGCTGGCCTCAAGCGACCAGGTGGCCATCGACGCGGTCTCTGCCCACATGATGGGCTTTGACCCCATGTCCATAAAGTACATCCGGCTGGCCCACGAACAGGGTTTGGGCTGCGGCAGGTTCGAGGAGATCGAGCTGGTGGGTGACGACGTCCGGAAGGAGAACTGGAACTTTAAAGTGGGCCAGAACCTGGTGAAAAGGGTGGGCGGGGACCTGATCTGGTTCGGGCCGTTGAAGAAGATGCAGAAATTCTTCTTTCACACCCCGCTGGTGCACCTGTTCATCCTGGCCTCGGAGATCTATCACGACTACCTGCGCTGGCCGCTAAAGGACCGGTTCACATTTGAAAAATGGAAGAAGGAAACTACCTGGGGGCGGCTGTTCCAGAAGTATTCATAG
- a CDS encoding epoxyqueuosine reductase yields MTDPYKYTEELRDLSASLGMSVFGIADLDPVRKTFHPQLEGPAKGLKYGIVAGIRLSDPVIDDIVDQPTFLYKYHYQTANDALDRAATAFGFYIQQKGFKALPIPASQTVDWEKHLGHLSHKALAVQAGLGWIGRSAIFIHPVHRARLRLVSVLTDMPLESGSPVKGECGACRRCITACPAGAITEQGYDKPKCIAKLKDFSRRPGINQYICGVCVKACQGSAEDNG; encoded by the coding sequence ATGACCGACCCTTACAAATATACCGAAGAACTCCGCGACCTGTCTGCATCCCTGGGCATGTCGGTGTTCGGAATAGCAGACTTGGATCCGGTGCGCAAGACCTTTCATCCCCAGCTGGAAGGCCCGGCCAAGGGTTTGAAGTACGGAATAGTGGCCGGCATCAGGCTTTCGGATCCGGTGATCGATGACATTGTTGACCAACCGACATTTCTCTACAAGTACCATTACCAGACAGCCAATGACGCCTTGGACCGGGCTGCAACAGCGTTCGGATTTTACATCCAGCAAAAAGGCTTCAAGGCTTTGCCCATCCCTGCCTCCCAGACTGTGGACTGGGAAAAACACCTGGGGCACCTGTCGCACAAGGCGCTGGCGGTTCAGGCCGGGCTGGGCTGGATCGGGAGATCGGCTATATTCATCCACCCGGTGCACCGGGCCAGGCTGCGCCTGGTCAGCGTGCTGACCGATATGCCGCTTGAGTCCGGCTCGCCGGTTAAAGGAGAATGCGGCGCCTGCCGGCGCTGCATAACGGCCTGCCCGGCCGGGGCCATCACCGAACAGGGCTACGACAAGCCCAAGTGCATCGCCAAACTCAAGGATTTCTCCCGCCGCCCGGGAATAAACCAGTACATCTGCGGGGTCTGCGTCAAAGCCTGCCAGGGCAGTGCCGAAGATAATGGTTAA
- a CDS encoding peptidylprolyl isomerase yields MKKIYLAGGLLLLALTCSLYAQTAGDGVVAVVDEQPVLQSELDKQVSLLKLQLNQTQNIIPEDSLKKLALERLIEVRLLMLQAKKESLEVTDAEVEEALNKSIGEMRSQFPSEEAFNAQLKAEGTNIDKLKAKHRPDAKNQLIMQKLIDKNIRARVSPPTEKEVLDFYASHKDSIPPEPEKAEVAWIVVVPKPGPAAKTAAIKKYNEVMAKLNAKGNFAALAKKYSQDQGSAVNGGDLGWFGRNQMVPEFEKVCFEAKVGQVVETDTRYGRHIIKVLEKKGDQVHAAHILISPIPTEADLAKARKLAAGLYRRVTTGKEDFGRVAKTYSDDPMSKENSGLLGLIPVEAFPDAIKTELASMQEGDISEAVETEQGLTILKLNKRVAAREPTYENIKNDLVEYLKNKKMQESLEGYLKNLKTKYVIERK; encoded by the coding sequence ATGAAAAAAATCTATTTGGCCGGAGGCCTGCTGCTGCTGGCTTTGACCTGCTCGCTATACGCCCAGACGGCCGGCGACGGGGTGGTGGCGGTGGTGGACGAGCAGCCTGTCCTGCAAAGCGAACTGGACAAGCAGGTCTCGCTCTTGAAACTGCAGCTCAACCAGACCCAGAACATCATTCCCGAGGACTCCCTGAAAAAACTGGCCCTGGAAAGGCTGATCGAGGTCCGGCTGCTGATGCTGCAGGCCAAGAAGGAATCGCTGGAGGTCACCGATGCCGAAGTGGAAGAAGCTTTGAACAAGAGTATCGGCGAGATGAGGTCCCAGTTTCCCAGCGAAGAGGCATTTAACGCCCAGCTTAAGGCCGAGGGTACCAATATCGACAAGCTGAAGGCCAAGCACCGGCCAGACGCCAAGAACCAGCTTATAATGCAGAAGCTGATAGACAAGAATATACGGGCCAGGGTGTCCCCGCCCACCGAGAAGGAAGTGCTGGATTTTTACGCCAGCCATAAGGACTCAATTCCCCCGGAACCGGAGAAAGCCGAGGTAGCCTGGATAGTGGTCGTGCCCAAGCCGGGCCCCGCCGCTAAGACTGCGGCCATCAAAAAGTATAATGAAGTGATGGCCAAGCTTAATGCCAAGGGCAACTTTGCCGCCTTGGCCAAAAAATATTCCCAGGATCAGGGTTCGGCCGTCAACGGGGGAGACCTGGGCTGGTTCGGGCGCAACCAGATGGTGCCCGAGTTCGAGAAGGTCTGCTTTGAAGCCAAGGTCGGGCAGGTAGTGGAGACCGACACCCGCTACGGCCGGCACATCATCAAAGTGCTGGAGAAGAAGGGAGACCAGGTGCACGCCGCCCACATACTGATCTCACCCATACCCACCGAGGCCGACCTGGCCAAGGCCCGCAAGCTGGCCGCCGGGCTGTACCGCCGGGTGACCACCGGCAAGGAGGACTTCGGCCGGGTGGCCAAAACCTACTCCGACGATCCGATGTCCAAGGAGAACAGCGGACTGCTGGGTCTGATCCCGGTGGAGGCCTTCCCCGATGCCATCAAGACCGAGCTGGCCAGCATGCAGGAAGGCGACATCAGCGAGGCGGTGGAGACCGAGCAGGGGCTGACCATCCTCAAGCTCAACAAGCGGGTGGCGGCCAGGGAGCCCACCTACGAAAACATCAAGAACGATCTGGTGGAGTACTTGAAGAACAAGAAGATGCAGGAGTCGCTGGAGGGGTATTTGAAGAATTTGAAGACCAAGTATGTGATCGAGCGGAAGTAG